The following coding sequences lie in one Streptomyces albofaciens JCM 4342 genomic window:
- a CDS encoding cysteine hydrolase family protein: protein MSAALIVIDMINTYEHEDAERLLPSVREALPGMLRALERARADGSDVEVIYVNDNFGRWRSHHDELLRTALDGPHADVVEPLRPDDSSLFVVKARHSIFYETPLEYLLSQHGIRRIVLCGQVTEQCVLYSALDAHIRHLDVTVPRDAVAHIHPDLADAALRMMERNMGARVTESGADDLFD from the coding sequence ATGAGTGCGGCGCTCATCGTGATCGACATGATCAACACGTATGAACACGAGGACGCCGAGCGGCTGCTGCCGTCGGTCCGCGAGGCGCTGCCCGGCATGCTGCGCGCCCTGGAGCGCGCCCGCGCGGACGGCTCGGACGTCGAGGTCATCTACGTCAACGACAACTTCGGCCGGTGGCGCTCACACCACGACGAGCTCCTGCGTACGGCGCTGGACGGCCCGCACGCCGACGTGGTGGAGCCGCTGCGCCCCGACGACTCCTCGCTGTTCGTGGTCAAGGCCCGTCATTCGATCTTCTACGAGACGCCGCTGGAGTATCTGCTGAGCCAGCACGGCATCCGGCGGATAGTCCTGTGCGGCCAGGTCACCGAGCAGTGCGTGCTGTACTCGGCCCTCGACGCGCACATCCGCCACCTGGACGTGACCGTCCCGCGCGACGCGGTGGCCCACATCCACCCCGACCTCGCCGACGCGGCCCTGCGCATGATGGAGCGGAACATGGGCGCGCGGGTGACGGAGTCGGGGGCGGACGACCTCTTCGACTGA